A single region of the Variovorax paradoxus genome encodes:
- a CDS encoding nucleotidyltransferase family protein, with product MATKANSPWVIVLASGRGERFKAAGGVGSKLQAPLAGKPVLERTLDAVRASGLPWRLEDAGHPGIGDSIAAAVRATPDAAGWLILPGDLPLVRAETLRAVAGALTGRICAAQPQYKGERGHPVGFAAGCRAQLAALQGNFGAAPILKAMRAIDAVADLVVDDVGIVTDIDTPEALAHAEALWRERWAGLA from the coding sequence ATGGCGACAAAGGCAAATTCTCCTTGGGTGATCGTGCTGGCCTCGGGGCGGGGTGAGCGCTTCAAAGCGGCCGGCGGCGTGGGTTCCAAGCTGCAGGCGCCGCTCGCGGGCAAGCCGGTGCTCGAACGAACGCTCGATGCCGTTCGCGCCAGTGGACTCCCCTGGCGGCTCGAAGACGCCGGCCATCCAGGCATAGGCGATTCGATTGCCGCCGCGGTGCGGGCGACGCCCGACGCCGCCGGCTGGCTCATCTTGCCGGGCGACCTGCCACTGGTGCGCGCTGAAACGCTGCGCGCGGTGGCGGGGGCCCTCACCGGCCGGATTTGCGCCGCGCAGCCGCAATACAAGGGCGAGCGCGGGCACCCGGTGGGCTTTGCGGCCGGATGCCGCGCGCAGCTCGCGGCGCTGCAGGGAAACTTCGGCGCCGCGCCCATCCTCAAGGCCATGCGCGCCATCGATGCAGTGGCAGACCTTGTGGTGGACGACGTGGGCATCGTGACCGACATCGACACGCCGGAGGCCCTGGCGCACGCCGAGGCCCTTTGGCGGGAGCGCTGGGCGGGTTTGGCTTAA
- a CDS encoding gamma-glutamylcyclotransferase — MPRPLRDPQPMLEQAIADWGGREDLWLFGYGSLIWRPEFDFAERRFAWVHGWHRALKMWSRINRGSVQTPGLVFGLLSGGSCRGMVFRVPAAQGLETLRRLWLREMPTGVYDPKWLKCVTPEGPVRALAFTLSRRSPNFTGELSDERYRHIFTHAVGRYGSSLDYARQTLLELRRHSIHDAALARLVALAHERQEQQEQQEQHDRQAQQAQSGAAADCGTPPAPVYVPGSPDKKTSSSRSFSSQQSSGPSKEKQ, encoded by the coding sequence ATGCCCCGGCCGTTGCGCGACCCGCAGCCGATGCTCGAGCAGGCCATTGCCGATTGGGGCGGCCGCGAGGACTTGTGGCTCTTCGGGTACGGCTCGCTCATATGGCGCCCCGAGTTCGACTTTGCCGAGCGGCGCTTCGCCTGGGTGCACGGCTGGCATCGCGCCTTGAAGATGTGGAGCCGCATCAACCGCGGCAGCGTGCAGACGCCGGGCCTCGTGTTCGGGCTGCTGTCGGGCGGCAGTTGCCGCGGCATGGTGTTCCGGGTGCCGGCTGCACAGGGCCTCGAAACGCTGCGCAGGCTCTGGCTGCGCGAAATGCCCACCGGCGTGTACGACCCGAAGTGGCTCAAGTGCGTCACGCCCGAAGGCCCGGTGCGCGCGCTGGCCTTCACGCTCTCGCGGCGCAGCCCCAATTTCACGGGGGAGCTCAGCGACGAGCGCTATCGCCACATCTTCACCCATGCGGTGGGCCGCTACGGCAGCTCGCTCGACTATGCGCGCCAGACCTTGCTGGAACTGCGCCGCCATTCAATCCACGACGCGGCGCTGGCCCGGCTGGTTGCGCTGGCGCACGAGAGGCAAGAACAGCAGGAACAACAGGAGCAGCACGACCGACAGGCGCAGCAAGCGCAATCCGGCGCCGCGGCTGATTGCGGCACGCCTCCTGCTCCGGTATACGTTCCGGGGTCTCCGGACAAAAAAACTTCTTCTTCCCGTTCCTTTTCTTCCCAACAATCTTCCGGACCGTCCAAGGAAAAACAATGA
- a CDS encoding superoxide dismutase family protein has translation MNHRLSIATGTALLASALFSACGGMMGGKPSAAAELMPTAAISPNPTRGTVTFTALDHGVRVAGEVRGLAPGSEHGFHIHEKGDCGDNGNASGGHFNPTGGTHGKFGAPGSHAGELPSLVADASGVARFRVDIHSISLTEGAANNVVGRALVVHRDRDDFTTQPAGNSGPRTACAVIARR, from the coding sequence ATGAACCATCGTCTCTCGATCGCCACCGGCACCGCCCTTCTCGCCAGCGCCCTGTTTTCGGCCTGCGGCGGCATGATGGGCGGCAAGCCGAGCGCGGCCGCCGAACTGATGCCGACCGCGGCGATCTCGCCCAACCCCACGCGCGGCACGGTGACCTTCACCGCGCTGGACCACGGGGTGCGCGTGGCCGGCGAAGTGCGCGGCCTGGCGCCGGGCAGCGAGCACGGGTTCCACATCCATGAAAAGGGCGACTGCGGCGACAACGGCAACGCCTCGGGCGGCCACTTCAACCCCACCGGCGGCACGCACGGCAAGTTCGGCGCGCCGGGCAGCCACGCCGGCGAACTCCCCAGCCTCGTAGCCGACGCGAGCGGCGTGGCTCGCTTCCGTGTCGACATCCACTCGATTTCGCTGACCGAAGGCGCCGCCAACAACGTGGTGGGCCGCGCGCTCGTCGTGCACCGCGACCGCGACGATTTCACGACCCAGCCGGCCGGCAACTCCGGCCCGCGCACCGCATGCGCAGTGATCGCGCGGCGCTGA